The DNA region GGTACGGGGATTTTGGGTTGACGAGGGCATTCACGCGCTCCAGATATCTGTAGTGTTCGCTACAGATGTGGAGCTGGACGCCGGTCCGCAAGATACTTATGTATCAAGCGCTATGAATTTATTATCTCATTCGTGGGGAAATGGGAAGACGCGGAAAAACACTACGTGCAACAAGAGGATAAGCCAGGGACAATCCGTCACAGAAACGGCACCCGGCTTACGGAGCAACCAAAAATGGGAATGGGACGCCCCCGCGCCTTCGACGCGGACGCAGCTTTGGACCGGGCCATGGACGTGTTCTGGCGCCACGGTTACGAGGGGACCACTATCGCCCAGCTCACCGAGGCGATGAATATCAATCCGCCGAGCCTCTATGCCGCCTTCGGCAGCAAGGAAGGCCTGCTGAAGGCCGCGCTCGACCGCTACTCCGAAAAGCGCGACGCCTGGATGGAAGGGGTCTTGGGCGCCCCCACCGCGCGCGAGGTCGCCGAGCGGCTGCTGATCGGCACCGCCGATGCCCAAACCGATCCCGCAAACCCGCCGGGCTGCCTGCTGGTCCAGGGTGGCCTTGCCTGCGGTACCGGCTCGGCGAACGTTCCGTTTGAGCTGGCGGCACGCCGAATGCACACTGAAGACCAGTTGCGCGAGCGCTTCATGCGCGCGAAAACCGAGGGTGATCTGGCTGAGAGCGCCGATCCCGCCGCGCTGGCGCGCTATCTCTCCGCCGTCACCGCTGGGATGGGCGTGATGGCCTACTCCTCCGACCGCAACGCATTGCGCGAGATCGCCGCGGTGTCGCTGAAAGCGTTCGAGGAGCAGGCGAGAGGATAGCGGTTCACGTCAAGCGCATGCGAGCTCCAACGGGGTTGGGAGTGACCGGCGATGAATCATTGGACCGGCTGGCTGCCAGGTCTCAAGACGCTCCGTCGGTATGAAGCGGCGTGGCTTCCACACGACATCTTCGCCGGGCTTGTGCTCGCGACCATGCTGGTCCCGGTCGGCATCGCCTACGCGGAAGCGTCGGGCTTGCCCGGCATCTACGGACTTTACGCCACGATCATCCCGCTCCTCGTCTACGCGTTGTTCGGGCCGAGCCGCATCCTCGTCCTGGGACCAGACTCGGCGCTTGCAGCCGTCATCCTTGGCGTTGTCGTTCCACTGTCGGGCGGCGATTCCCTGCGCGCGGTAACCTTGGCCGCGATGATGGCCATCGTCTCCGGAACGATATGCATTGTGGCGGGCCTCGCACGGTTAGGATTCTTGACCGAGCTCCTGTCCAAGCCGATCCGCTACGGCTACATGAACGGAATCGCCCTGACCGTGCTGATCAGCCAGCTGCCAAAGCTGTTCGGCTTCTCCATCGAAGGCGATGGACCTTTGCGCAGCCTCTGGGCGATCGGCGGAGCGATCCGTGACGGAAAGACCAATTGGGCCGCCCTCGGGATCGGCCTTGCCACCTTGGCGGTGATCCTGCTGCTCGCGCGGAACAAGCGGTTGCCGAGCATTCTGATCGCCGTAGTTGCGGCGACGGCAGTCACCGGCGTGCTCGATCTCGGGGCGCGCTTCGGCGTGAAGGTTCTGGGTCCGCTTCCCGAGGGCCTGCCGGGTTTCGCCATTCCCTGGATCGGCTATGGCGATATCGTGCAAGTGCTGATCGGCGGTTGCGCCGTCGCGCTGGTGTCATTCGCCGACACCAGCGTGCTTTCGCGGGCTTATGCGGGAAGATTGGGCGATCGCGTTGATCCCAACCAGGAGATGGTAGGGCTCGGCGCGGCCAATCTGGCGGCCGGCTTTTTTCAGGGCTTTCCGATCAGCAGCAGCGGTTCGCGCACGCCTGTTGCAGAAGCTGCGGGGGCGCGCACCCAATTAACCAGCGTCATCGGTGCGCTTGCCATCGCCTTTCTGCTGCTGATGGCACCAAACCTGCTTCAGCACTTGCCCACCGCCGCATTGGCCGCCGTCGTCATCGCCGCGGCGATCGGCCTGTTTGAGGTCGGCGACCTCAAGCGAATCTACGACATTCAGCAGTGGGAGTTCTGGCTATCGGTGGTCTGCTTTGTCGGCGTGGCCGTGCTGGGAGTGATTCCGGGAATAGGCCTCGCCATCGTGATCGCCATCGTTGAGTTCTTGTGGGATGGCTGGCGCCCGCATTCCGCCGTACTGGGCCGCGCCTCCGGCGTGAAGGGCTATCACGACATCACGCGATATCCGGACGCGCGCCAAATCCCCGGGCTGGTCCTGTTCCGGTGGGATGCGCCGCTGTTCTTTGCCAATGCCGAGTTCTTCAAGGAGCGTGCGCTGGACGCGGTGGCGAAGTCGCCGACGCCGGTGCGCTGGCTGGTGGTTGCTGCCGAGCCGGTCACCAGCGTGGACGTGACTGCCGGCGACGTCCTCGCCGAGCTGGACCAAGCATTGCATGCAAAGGAGATCGAGCTGTGCTTTGCCGAGCTCAAGGATCCCGTCAAGGACAAGCTGAAGAAATTCGGCTTGTTGGCGCAGCTTGGCGAGAACAGCTTCTTCCCGACCATCGGCGTCGCCGTTTCGCGCTACCTCGAGATCAATGACGACGTGGCCTGGGAGGACTGGGAAGACCGGACTCAATCCTAGGTTCAATCCGGCTATCCGGGCGGTTCACCACATCGTCTGTCGCGCGCGCTCCGGCCATTCGCGATCGTATTTTTCGCCGCCGACCGTGTGCTCGCTCATCTCGGCCAGGATCTGGCCTGGCGTCGGCAGAGCCTTCGGATCGACCCGCTTGTCCGGATTCCAGAGGTCGGAGCGCACGATCGCGCGGGCGCACTGGAAATAGATCTCGTCCACATTCATCACTATCACCGTGCGCGGCGCCTTGCCTTCCATCTTGAAGGAGGCCAACAGCTCCGGCTCGGCCGAGACATAGGCCCGGCCGTTGACGCGCAGCGTGCTGCCCGAGCCCGGAATCAGGAACAGCAGCCCGACGCGAGGATCGCGCACGATGTTGCGCAGCGAATCGCAGCGATTGTTGCCGCGGCGATCCGGCATCATCAGCGTCTTCGGATCATGGATGCGCACGAAGCCCGGCAGGTCGCCCCGCGGCGAGCAGTCGAGCCCCTCGGGCCCCGAGGTCGCAAGCGACACGAACGGCGACTTCTCGATGAGCACACGATAGAGCGGCGTCACGTGATCGGCGACCTTCACGGTCGACGCGTCGTTCGGGAAGCCGTAGATCGCCTCAAGCTGCTCGATCGTGGAAATCACCGACATTCGTGCTGTTCTCCTTTGTGGCTAGTCGTCTCTTGCTATTCGTCCCAGCGCTCGCCCTTGATGATGCGAACAAGCTGTCGTGCGTGATACTCGGCGGTGCCGGAATTGACGATGGTGAAATCGGGCGTCGACGTGCTTTCGTCGACGGTGCGGGCCAGCCGCTGCGCGAGCAGGCCGTCGCTGCTGCGTGCCCGCGCAGCCAGCCGCGCGGCCAGCACATCCGGCGGCGCCGTGATCGACACCACGACGGCATTGGCGTAGTGGCGGCGCGCTGCTGCGATCACCGTGCGCGAGACGTTCGCGATCACGGTCCGCCCGGCTCGGATCTCATCGTTGATCGCGCGCGACAGCGCATAGCGATGGCCGTGCGCTTCCCAGTGCATGGCGTAATCGCCGGCGGCGACCGCACGCTGGAAGGCTTCCGCGCTGACCTCTTCATTATCTTCCGAGGCCGACGCCTGACGTGTGATCAGGCGGCGGGGAAACACGATGTCGCGATCGTCGGCGCAGGCCGCCTTCGCCAGCCCCAGCAGCGTGTCCTTGCCGGCGCCGCTCGGGCCGACCACCAGGATCAACCGGCCGGGACCGATCGCGGTGCGCTGCTCGGCGACGACGGACGCACCGGTCACGCGACCCTCCCCCCTTCGCGCCAGACGCTGCGCACGACAGGCAGATCGCGCGCGACGTGCACGCGGATCAGATCGGCGCGCCTGCCGACCGCGATCTCGCCGCGATCGGACAGGCCGACTGCTTCGGCGGGCGTCTTGGTCACGGTGCGGACAGCGGAAGCAAGATCGATCGCCGGCACATGCCGCGACAGTTGCAGGGCGGCCATCAAGAGGCTGGAGGGAATGTAATCCGACGACAGGATATCCAGCATGCCCTCATTGGCGAGATCGACGGCCGCGATATTGCCGGAGTGCGAGCCGCCGCGCACCACGTTCGGCGCGCCCATCAGGATGTCGATGCCGGCGGCGTGCAGCCCGCGCGCGGCTTCCATCGTGGTCGGGAATTCCGCGACTGCGACCTTGTCGTTGACGGCGTCGACCACGTTTTCATCCGTGGTGTCGTCGTGGCTCGCCAGCGGAATCCTGTACTGATGCGCCAGCGCGACGATGGCGCGGGTGTTCGCCACCGCATATTCCTTCTGATAGGCGAAGCGGCGGGCGAACAGCACGTCGAGCTGGGCGTCGGTCATGCCGCCGCCCTTGCCGCGGTAGTAATCGCGCAGCTTCACCTCGTCGCGGAACTGCCGCTGGCCCGGCGTATGGTCCATCAGCGACATCAGCCGCACATCCGGCCGGTCGATCAGCTCCTTGGCCTCGGCGACGACATCAGGCATCGGCACCTCGCAGCGCAGATGCAGGAAGTGATCGGCACGCAGCAGGTCCTCCTCGCGCGCGGCCGAGATCGCCGCCGCGAGCACGCCGGCGCGGCCGTCGACATCCTCGGCGCCGTCCTCGCGCCAGACCCGAAGCGAGTCCAGCACCGTGGTGATGCCCGAGGTCGCGAGCTGGCCGTCATAGGAGATCACGGCCGCGACCGGATTCCAGAACACCTTCGGCCGCGGCACGTAGTGCATTTCGAGATGGTCGGTGTGCAGCTCGATCAGCCCGGGCATCAGGAGATCGCCGCCGGCATCCTCGGCTGCCTCGGGCGCCCTGCCCTCGCCGAATTCGGCGATCTTGCCGTCAGCGATCGCAACCCAGCCCTGCTCGATCACGCGATCGGCGAGGACCAGCCGGGCGTTGCCGATGATGGTGTCTTGCTTGGCGGTCATTTCAAACGGTCCTTCAGGCAGCAGCCGCGAACGAGGTCACATCGACGATACGGTCGGCGATCAGATGGCGGATCTCGTCGTCATGGACAATCGCGACCATCGCGACGCCCTTGGTCTTTTTCTCCGCAATCAGCTCGACCACCACTGCGCGATTCGCCGCATCGAGCGAAGCGGTCGGCTCGTCCAGCAGCAGGATCGGCAGGTCCGAGATGAAGCCGCGCGCGATGTTGACGCGCTGCTGCTCGCCGCCGGAGAAGGTCGAGGGCGGCAAGGTCCACAGCCGCTCCGGAATGTTGAGCCGGCGCAACAGGCGCCCGGCGCGTTCGCGGGCCTCCTCGCGCGCCACGCCGTTGACGATCAACGGCTCGGCGACGACGTCGATCGTGGCCACCCGCGGCACCGCGCGCAGGAACTGGCTGACATAGCCGATGGTCGAGCGGCGGATGCTCAGCACCTGCCGTGGTTCGGCGGTCGCGAGGTCGATCACCGTGCCGCGATGGCGGATGCCGATCCGGCCGCTGTCGCAGCGATAATTGCCGAAGATCATCTTCAGGATCGAGGATTTGCCGGCGCCCGACGGGCCCGACAGCACCACGCACTCGCCCGGATCGGCGTGGAACGAAACGCCCCGCACCACCGGCAGCTCGACGCCGCCTTGCAGATGCATGGTGAAGGTCTTCTCGGCGTTGGCAAGTTCGATCATCGCGGTCATTGGCAAGCTCATGGCGGCAGTATCGAGGAAACGAGCAGCTGCGTATAGGGCTCGCGGGGATCATCGAGCACCTGGTCGGTGAGACCGGTCTCGATGACGCGGCCGCCCTTCATCACCATCACGCGATGCGACAGCAGGCGCGCGACCGCGAGATCGTGGGTCACGACGATGGCGGCAAGGCCGAGCTCGCTGACGAGATTGCGCATCAGATCGAGCAGGCGCGCCTGCACCGAGACGTCGAGGCCGCCGGTCGGCTCGTCCATGAACACCAGCCGCGGCTCGGTGACGAGGTTGCGCGCGATCTGCAGCCGCTGCCGCATACCGCCCGAATAGGTCTTCGGCGCATCGTCGATGCGGCCGACATCGATCTCGACCCGATCGAGCCAGGTCGATGCGGTGTCGCGGATCCGGCCGTAGTGATTCCAGCCGACCGCCATCAGCCGCTCGCCGACATTGGCGCCGGCCGAGACGCCCATGCGCAGGCCCTGCGCCGGGTCCTGATGCACAAAGCCCCAGTCGGTGCGGAACAGGAAGCGCCGCTCCGATTCGCCGAGCTCGGCGAGGTCGCGCAGCACGCCGTCGCGCATCCGGTAGGACACCCGGCCCGCGCTCGGCGCGAGCTGCGCGGAGAGCAGTTGCAGCAGCGTCGACTTGCCCGAACCGGACTCGCCGACGATCGCCAACACTTCACCGGGATAGAGTGCGAACGAGACGTCGCGGCAGGCCGGGAGCCGGCCGTAATTCTTGGCAAGCCCCTCGGCCACCAGCAGCGGCTGATCGTTGTCGAGGCTCGAGAGCTCAGACATGCGCCTTCTCCTTGTGCGGCGCCGCGCTTTCGGTGCCGTGATGGCCGGCGGCCTGGCGCTGCTCGCAGAAGTCGGTATCGGAGCAGACGAACATCCGCCCGCCCTTGTCGTCCGTGACGATCTCGTCGAGATAGGAATTATCCGCGCCGCACAGCGCGCAGGGCGCGTCGAAGCGGTAGCGCGTGAACGGATGATCCTCGAAATCCAGCGAGACCACAGTGGTGTAGGGCGGGATCGCGTAGATCCGCTTCTCGCGGCCGGCGCCGAACAGCTGCAGCGCCGCGCAATTGTCCATCTTCGGATTGTCGAATTTCGGCGTCGGCGACGGGTCCATCACGTAGCGCGCGTTCACCTTCACCGGATAGGCGTAGGCGGTCGCGATATGGCCGAAGCGCGCGATGTCCTCGTAGAGCTTGACATGCATCAGCCCGTATTCGGCCAGCGCGTGCATCCGCCGCGTCTCGGTCTCGCGCGGCTCGAGGAAGCGCAGCGGCTCGGGGATCGGCACCTGATAGACCAGCACCTGCCCGGCATGCAGCGACGCCTCGGGAATGCGGTGCCGGGTCTGGATCACGGTCGCGTCCGTCGTTGACGTCGTGGTCGCGACACCAGCGGTCTTGCCGAAGAACTTGCGGATCGAGATCGCGTTGGTGGTGTCGTCCGAACCCTGGTCGATCACCTTCAGCACGTCGTCGGGACCGAGGATCGCAGCCGTCACCTGCACGCCGCCGGTGCCCCAGCCATAGGGCATCGGCATCTCGCGGCTCGCGAACGGCACCTGATAGCCGGGGATCGCGATCGCCTTCAGGATCGCGCGGCGAATCATCCGCTTGGTCTGCTCGTCGAGATAGGCGAAATTGTACGTCGGCGCGTTCATTCCGCGGCCTCCTGCAGTTCCACGGCCTCGTTGGCTTCCGCGAACTCCTGCCGCAGCTTGCGCAGCAGGCCGAGCTCGGACTGGAAGTCGACGTAGTGCGGCAGCTTGAGATGCTCGACGAAGCCGGTCGACTGGACATTGTCGGAGTGCGACATCACGAACTCCTCGTCCTGCGCCGGCGCCGCGGCCTCCTCGCCGAGCTCGCGTGCGCGCAGCGCGCGGTCGACCAGCGCCATCGACATGGTCTTGCGCTCGCTCTGGCCGAAGGCGAGGCCATAGCCACGGGTGAAGCACGGCGCCTCGGTCGTCGAGCCCTTGAACTGGTTGACCATCTGGCACTCGGTGAGCTCGATCGAGCCGAGCGGCACCGCGAAGCCGACGTCTTCGGCTGAGAATTCGACCTCGACCTCGCCGAAGCGGATCTCGCCGGCGAAGGGATGATTGCGGCCGTAGCCGCGCTGCGTCGAATAGCCGAGTGCGAGCAGAAAACCCTCGTCGCCGCGCGCCAGATTCTGCAGCCGCAGATCGCGATCGGCTGGGAAGTTCAGCGGTTCGCGCGTGAGGTCGCCGACCACAGCGTCGGCATCGGCCCGCGGCGACGATTCGATCAAACCATCGCGGCCGAGAATGTCGGTGACCCGCGGCGTTGCCGCCTGCGAGGCTTCCGCGGTCGCCGGCTGCTCCGGCACAAAACCTTCCGCAAGCTGCGGATCGAGCAGGCGATGGGTGTAGTCGAAGGTCGGCCCCAGGATCTGGCCGCCCGGAACGTCCTTGAAGGTCGAAGAGATGCGCCGCCGCACCAACATCTCGCCGGTATTGACCGGCTCGGTGGCGCCGAAGCGCGGCAGGGTGGCGCGGAAGGCGCGAACCAGGAAGATCGCCTCGATCATGTCGCCGCGCGCCTGCTTGATCGCGAGCGCCGCAAGCTCGCGGTCGTAGAGCGAACCTTCGGTCATCACGCGGTCGACACCAAGCGCGAGCTGCCCGGAGATCTGCGCCAGCGACACCTCGGGCACATCGCGATCGCCGCGCCGCTCATGCGCCAGCAGCCGATGAGCGTTCTCGATGGCGCGCTCGCCTCCCTTGACGGCTACATACATCGCTCACACTCCGCTTGCGATCAGCCGCGTGGTGCGCGGGATCGCGACAATCTTGTCGTCATGGACCAGCACGACGTCGATGCCGCGCGGGAACAGCGCTTCATTGATCGCCAGCCGCTGGAACAGGTCGCGCGGCTTGATCATCGCCTGCAACATCGCGCTGCCGTCGATGCCGGGACCCTTCAGCTCGAAGGCCGGCCCCTGCGTCAGGCTGTCGATCTGCAGGATCAGCGTGGTCGACCGGTCAGGATATTCGCTGCTGCCGAACGCGAATCGCTCCAGCACCGGCAGGTTTGCGGCATCGCCGATCAGCGCGAAGCTCGCGATCGAGGGATCGGCGATCACCGGCGCGCTGGCGTGAAACTTCAGCCAGCGGGCGACATCAGGCGTCGCCGACATCGCGGCATCGAGCCAGATCGGCGTGTCGTGATCGAACAGCGTCAGCGCGATCGCGGCCGCGCCGCGCATCATCCCGGCGGGTGTTCCGACGCTCGCGGCGACGCGCTGCACGCTGCCCGGGCGCGCCATCGCATCCATCACGGAGCGGAATGTGGATTGCGCCGACAGCACCTTGTCGGCAAACCCTGCGGGCATTTCGGCAATCGTCGTCATTGCATCACCCTTCACCGCGCACCATGGTGTAGAAATCAACCCGCGTCGCCGCGGTCTCGGCGGCCTTGCGGGCGCGTTCGGCGTTCATCGCGACCCGCAGCGGCGCGATCACCTTGGCCTCCACCTCGCCGGACAATTCCGCCGACTGCACCATGGCGTCGCATAGCGCGATCATCTGCGCCTTGTGCGCATCGCGGCCGAGCGTGTAGCCGAAGCCGACTTCGCCGGTCGCAAGCCGCACCGCCGCGCGCGATACCGTCGCCTCGCCGAGGTTGAACGGCGCACCGTCACCGCCGATCCGCCCGCGCATCATCACGAGGCCGTTCTCCGGCTCGCGCAGGTTCTCGTGGCTGGGCACCGCGATCGCCGCCAGCCTGCCTGCGATGTCGGCCGCGGCGGAGTGCGCCAGCACCGTCATCGCGGCCTTGCGCTGGGCCTGTTTGCTGTCCGGTCCGGTCGAATTCGTGGTTGAATTCATGGGCAACCTTGCTTGCATCAAGTTGTCTATGATACTAGACAACTTGATAGCCGAGCGCCATGACTGTTTCGTGACAAACCGAAGATTTCTGGTATCACCGCGCCATGAGCATGCAGGAAAGTTCCGGCGTCGCCTTGTGGCGGCAGGTCGCTGACGGCATCGAGCGCGGCATCGCCGACGGCCGCTTTGCTGCGGGCGAAAAGCTGCCCGGCGAGATGGAGATCGCCGAGACTTACCGGGTCAACCGCCACACAGTGCGGCGGGCGCTCGCCGCATTGGCGGAGCGCGGCCTGGTGCGCGCCGAGCGCGGCAGCGGCACCTATGTCGAAGCCCAGCGCCTTGCCTATCCGCTGCGTTCACGCACGCGATTCTCGGAGATCGTCGGCGCCGGGGGCCACGAGCCGCGCGGCCAGCTGATCGATGCAGGCAACGACGTCGCCAACCGCGAGATCGCGCGCGAGCTGGGTTTGAAGATCGGCGCGCCGCTGATCCGGATCGAAGCGGTGCGGCTCGCGGACCGGACGCCGATCTGCGTGTCCACCACCTGGCTGTCGGCCGAGCGGTTTCCCGATGCCGGCAGCGTGTTTGCGGACGTTCGCTCGATGACGAAGCTGCTCGGGCACTACGGCGTGAAGGATTACCACCGCGCCTCGACCCGGATCACCGCGGCGATCGCCGATGCGACCGACGCCGCGCGGCTCGACCTGCCGCTGGGCCGGCCGGTGCTGGTGGTCGACGCGACCGACGTCGATATGCTGGACCGCCCGCTGGTGACCAAGCGCTCGCGCTTCGCCGCCGAACGCGTGGAGTTTCTGGTCGAGAATAGCTGATCTCTCTGCTCCCTCGCCCCGCTCTTGCGGGGAGAGGGTTGGGGTGAGGGGCTGCCTCCGCGAATCCGACAGATGTGAGTACGGGGACAAACCCCTCACCCGGATTGCACCGGACGATGCTTCGCATCGCCGAGCGCAATCCGACCTCTCCCCGCAAGCGGGGGGCGAGGTGACCTCCTACACCACCGCCCTTTGGCCGATGATGGCAAAGCGCAGCTTGCTCGAGATGAAATCGATCGCGGCGACCGCGATCAGGATCATCAGGATCAGGAACGACACCTTCTGCCATTCCAGCACGCGGATCTGCTCGGCGAGCTGGAGCCCAATGCCGCCGGCGCCGACGATGCCGATGATGGTGGCCGAACGGGTGTTCGACTCGATGAAGTAGAGCACCTGGGCGGCGATCACAGGCAGCACCTGCGGCAGCAGCCCGAAGCGGATTTCATGCAACGCATTGCCGCCGGAGGCGCGGATGCCCTCGACCTGCTTGCGATCGGCCGCCTCGATCGCCTCCGAGAACAGCTTTCCGAACGCGCCGAAGTCGGAGACCATGATCGCCAGCACGCCGGCGAACGGGCCGAGACCGACGACGTTGATCCAGACCAGCGCCCAGATCAGCGTATCGACGCCGCGGATCGAATCCAGGAAGCGGCGCACCGGAAAGCGGATCAGGTTCGAGGGGATGATGTTGCGCGCCGCCAAGAGGCTGACCGGCAGCGCCAGCACCGCCGCAAGCGTGGTGCCGAGCAGCGCGATCGACAGCGTCTCGCCGAGCGCCTGCATGTAGAGCGGGAACGACGCGCCGGGATTGGGCGGGATCATCATCATGGTGATCCAGCCGAGCTGGCTCATTCCCGAGATCAGCCTGGACGGCGAGAAGTCGAGATCGACCAGGCCGTATGCAAAGATCGCGATCGCCGCCACGATCGTGGCCGGCATCGCCAGCCGCGCCGACGCGGGGCGTTCGAACACGCCGGGGTATTTCGCACGCAAGTCCGCGGTGTCCGGCTTCGGCAGCTGGCTCATCGCCGGGTCTCCTTGCCGAACAGCCGGCCGCGCAGCCAGCCGGTCGAGATGTCGATGATGAAGACGGTGACGATGATGGTGACGAGGATCGCGCTGACGTCGGAATAATAGAACTTGCGGATCGCGACCACGAGCTCCTGGCCGATGCCGCCGGCGCCGACGAAGCCCATCACCGACGCCTCGCGGACGTTGATCTCGAAGCGCAGCAGCGCATAGCTGGCGTAGCCCGCCGAGACCTGCGGCAGGATGGCAAAGCGCATGCAGGACAGCCAGCTCGCGCCGGTGGAGCGGATGCCCTCGACCGGCTTCATGTCGGCATTCTCGACGATCTCGGCGAACAGCTTGCCGAGCGCCCCGGTGGTGTGGATCGCAATCGCCAGCACGCCGGCCATCGGCCCGAGGCCGAACGCGATCACGAAGATCAGCGCGAACACGATACCCGGCACCGTGCGGGCGAATTCGAGCAGGCGACGGACGGTAAAGCGCACCCATGGTCCCGGCGAGGTGTTCTGGGCCGCGAAGAAATTCAGCGCAAAGGCAAACACGGCACCGGTCAAGGTGCCGACATAGCTGATCAGGAGGGTCTCACCGAGCAGCCGCAACCATTTCTTCAGGCCCCAGAACCATTCCACCGGATCGGTCCAGACCCGGGCACCGGAATCCAGCGTCAGGATGCGGTCGAAATAGCTGACGAAGTTGCCGAAATAGGTGAAGAACGTGTGCAGGTTCACATCGGCGCCGAGCGCCGCGATAAACAGCGCCGCGCAGAACACCGCGGCCGCCACCGTCGCCTTCAGCCGCTTGCGCGCGACCGCCTTGCGATAGGCATCGTTCAGCGTCGCCAATTGCTGCGCTGGAAGGATGGAAATGGCGGTCGCCATCGATGCGGGCCAGTCTGCTCGAGGGAGGAACGAAAAGGGCCGGGTTGTCGAAACCCGGCCCAATTCAGCGGCGACGCGCGATCAGGAGCCCTTCTTGCGCAGAGCGTCGACGAACTTGATCAGCTCGATGGTCTTGTCGTAGTCGGCGTTGGTGACCGGCTGCCATGGACGGTTCTTGCCGTCGGACAGCTTCTTGAAGGCTTCCGGATCCTTCGTCGGCATGTCGAGGAAGGCCTGCTTGATCTTCGCCTTCATGTCGTCGGGAAGGCTCTCGAGATAGGCGTAGGGCGAGTTGATGATCAGGTCGGACTTCACGATGATACGGAAGTCCTCCTTCTTCAGCGGCGTGCCGTCGCTCGACTTCACCATGTTCTTGGCGAGCATGCGGGTCAGGTTGGAATCGTCGTCGGCATTCCACCAATTGGCGGCGACGTCGACGGTGCCCTGCGCCAGCGCCAGCACGGCGTTCTCGTGGCTGCCGGTGAAGACGACCTTGGAGAAGTAGGTCTCCGGATCGATCCCCATCTGGTTCAGCTTGAAACGCGGCATGTTGTTGCCGGAGGTCGAGTTGGGATCGACCAGGCCGATATTCTTGCCCTTGAGGTCTTCGACCTTCTGGTACGGGCTCTTGGCGAGCACGTAGAACACCGAATAATAGCCCTTCGAACCGTCGGCATTGACGTCGATCACGAACGCGTCGGTCTTGACGCCGGTGAGGCGAGCGCGGGCGAACGACGCCGGGCCGTAGTAACCGATGTGGATGTTGCCGGCGCGCTGGCCCTCGATGACGGCCGCGTAGTCGTTGGCGACGCGCAGGGTCACCTTGATGCCGAGTTCCTTCGACAGATACTCGGTGAGCGGACCGTAGCGCTCGGTAACACCGGAGCCGTTCTCGGCGGGAATCACCGCGAAGGTGATCTCCGGATACTTGGTCTTCCAGTCCTCGGCCGAAGCCGATCCTGCAAACGCCAGCGCGGCGGCGCCGGCCAGAATGATGCGACGAGTGATCATGTTACCCCTCTTTGGTAGTTACGCCTGTTGGCCGGGCGAAATGCCCGGTTGCCCTGTTTTTCGAAAATGCGCCGCTCAGGCCGCGGCAGCGGTGCCGAGCGCCGGAGCAGTTGCGCCGTCGGGCGCGGGCATCGGGGCCGCGCCCATGACGTCATTGGCCTCGAGGTCGTAGAGCTCGCGGGCAATATGGTCGGTGAGCGCCGCGGGGGCGCCGTCGAACACCACGCGCCCCGCCGCCATG from Bradyrhizobium sp. B124 includes:
- the phnE gene encoding phosphonate ABC transporter, permease protein PhnE; protein product: MSQLPKPDTADLRAKYPGVFERPASARLAMPATIVAAIAIFAYGLVDLDFSPSRLISGMSQLGWITMMMIPPNPGASFPLYMQALGETLSIALLGTTLAAVLALPVSLLAARNIIPSNLIRFPVRRFLDSIRGVDTLIWALVWINVVGLGPFAGVLAIMVSDFGAFGKLFSEAIEAADRKQVEGIRASGGNALHEIRFGLLPQVLPVIAAQVLYFIESNTRSATIIGIVGAGGIGLQLAEQIRVLEWQKVSFLILMILIAVAAIDFISSKLRFAIIGQRAVV
- the phnE gene encoding phosphonate ABC transporter, permease protein PhnE, coding for MATAISILPAQQLATLNDAYRKAVARKRLKATVAAAVFCAALFIAALGADVNLHTFFTYFGNFVSYFDRILTLDSGARVWTDPVEWFWGLKKWLRLLGETLLISYVGTLTGAVFAFALNFFAAQNTSPGPWVRFTVRRLLEFARTVPGIVFALIFVIAFGLGPMAGVLAIAIHTTGALGKLFAEIVENADMKPVEGIRSTGASWLSCMRFAILPQVSAGYASYALLRFEINVREASVMGFVGAGGIGQELVVAIRKFYYSDVSAILVTIIVTVFIIDISTGWLRGRLFGKETRR
- the phnD gene encoding phosphonate ABC transporter substrate-binding protein, with the translated sequence MITRRIILAGAAALAFAGSASAEDWKTKYPEITFAVIPAENGSGVTERYGPLTEYLSKELGIKVTLRVANDYAAVIEGQRAGNIHIGYYGPASFARARLTGVKTDAFVIDVNADGSKGYYSVFYVLAKSPYQKVEDLKGKNIGLVDPNSTSGNNMPRFKLNQMGIDPETYFSKVVFTGSHENAVLALAQGTVDVAANWWNADDDSNLTRMLAKNMVKSSDGTPLKKEDFRIIVKSDLIINSPYAYLESLPDDMKAKIKQAFLDMPTKDPEAFKKLSDGKNRPWQPVTNADYDKTIELIKFVDALRKKGS